One window of the Procambarus clarkii isolate CNS0578487 chromosome 89, FALCON_Pclarkii_2.0, whole genome shotgun sequence genome contains the following:
- the LOC138349464 gene encoding cytosolic purine 5'-nucleotidase-like isoform X4, translating to MSGSCLRQDHHVPIERVFVNRSLHLEKIRFYGFDMDYTIAEYKSPQYETLGFNFLKQRLIVMGYPEEIKEFEYDPTFPTRGLWFDRLYGNLLKVDGFGNILVCVHGFKFFKPSEVYELYPNKFIQLDESRIYVMNTLFNLPEIYMIACLIDFFSNSPQYVKMSEGIKSGDLYMSFKSIFQDIRTAVDWVHMKGDLKKKTVECVDEYVHKDERLPLLLDRLRDSGAKVFLLTNSEYWYTNAIMEYLLNFSDKNGDVRDWKTFFDFIGVDAGKPGFFLDGTIMRQVDTTTGALKLGTHTGKLKQGQVYSGGSCDVFTELIGAKGKDVLYVGDHIFGDILKSKKIRGWRTFLVVPELVQELHVWTEKCSLFTKLQNLDVMLGDLYKNLDSSTYERPDLTKVRAAIKEVTHEMDLSYGMLGSVFRSGSRQSHFSTQVSRYADVYASTLLNLIYYPFSYMFRAPAMLMPHESTVAHEQRFQVGDGPVSTRSRASSIQVDSPDNLQSKRPKIRVLERAESMVPHARAETPKRVTHYHDEDDSEEESDKSS from the exons AGTGTTCGTCAACCGCAGTCTCCACCTTGAGAAAATCCGATTCTATGGCTTCGACATGGACTACACGATCGCAG AGTACAAGTCGCCGCAGTATGAGACTCTGGGCTTCAACTTTCTCAAACAGCGACTCATTGTTATGGGGTACCCGGAGGAAATTAAAGAGTTTGAATATGACCCAACCTTTCCAACCAG AGGCCTGTGGTTTGATCGGCTCTATGGCAATCTTCTCAAAGTAGATGGTTTTGGCAACATTCTGGTGTGTGTTCATGGATTCAAGTTCTTCAAACC ATCAGAGGTTTATGAATTATATCCTAACAAATTTATCCAGCTGGACGAGTCAAGGATCTATGTGATGAACACACTGTTTAACTTGCCGGAGATATACATGATCGCGTGCCTCATTGACTTCTTTAGTAATTCTCCGCAGTATGTTAAGATGTCTGAAGGCATCAAATCTGGAGATCTATATATGAGCTTCAAAAGCATTTTCCAGGATATAAGAACAGCTGTTGACTGGGTTCATATGAAG GGAGACCTGAAGAAGAAGACTGTGGAatgtgtagatgaatatgttcacaAGGATGAGCGTCTACCACTCCTCCTGGACAGACTGAGGGATTCTGGAGCAAAGGTCTTCCTCCTCACCAATTCAGAATACTGGTATACAAATGCCATCATGGAGTACCTTCTCAATTTTTCAGACAAG AATGGTGATGTTAGAGACTGGAAAACTTTCTTTGATTTCATAGGTGTTGATGCAGGCAAACCGGGTTTCTTTCTTGACGGAACAATCATGAGACAAGTGGACACTACTACTGGGGCGCTCAAACTGGGAACACACACTGGAAAACTAAAGCAAGGACAGGTTTATTCCGGAG GAAGCTGTGATGTCTTCACAGAACTTATTGGGGCCAAAGGGAAAGATGTCCTTTATGTTGGAGACCACATCTTTGGTGATATCTTGAAAAGTAAAAAGATTCGGGGTTGGCGTACCTTTTTGGTAGTTCCAGAGTTGGTTCAGGAACTTCATGTGTGGACTGAAAAATGCTCACTCTTCACCAAACTCCAAAACTTAGATGTTATGTTGGGCGATCTTTACAA GAACTTGGATTCCAGCACCTATGAGCGACCAGATCTAACTAAGGTTAGAGCAGCCATCAAAGAAGTTACCCATGAAATGGATCTGAGTTATGGCATGCTCGGATCAGTTTTCAGATCTGGCTCTCGGCAAAGCCATTTCTCTACGCAA GTATCAAGATACGCTGATGTGTATGCCTCTACACTCCTCAACCTGATATATTACCCCTTCAGCTACATGTTTCGTGCCCCGGCcatgctg ATGCCTCATGAATCAACAGTAGCTCATGAACAGCGATTCCAAGTTGGAGATGGACCAGTTTCAACTCGTTCAAGAGCATCCAGTATTCAAGTAGATAGTCCAGATAACCTACAGTCCAAGAGACCAAAGATTAGG GTACTTGAGCGGGCAGAATCCATGGTGCCACACGCGCGAGCAGAAACACCTAAGCGAGTAACTCATTACCACGATGAAGATGACTCGGAGGAGGAGAGTGACAAGTCTTCCTAG
- the LOC138349464 gene encoding cytosolic purine 5'-nucleotidase-like isoform X2 yields the protein MQDTFIQPFNSKIRAPHKRLLVHRVFVNRSLHLEKIRFYGFDMDYTIAEYKSPQYETLGFNFLKQRLIVMGYPEEIKEFEYDPTFPTRGLWFDRLYGNLLKVDGFGNILVCVHGFKFFKPSEVYELYPNKFIQLDESRIYVMNTLFNLPEIYMIACLIDFFSNSPQYVKMSEGIKSGDLYMSFKSIFQDIRTAVDWVHMKGDLKKKTVECVDEYVHKDERLPLLLDRLRDSGAKVFLLTNSEYWYTNAIMEYLLNFSDKNGDVRDWKTFFDFIGVDAGKPGFFLDGTIMRQVDTTTGALKLGTHTGKLKQGQVYSGGSCDVFTELIGAKGKDVLYVGDHIFGDILKSKKIRGWRTFLVVPELVQELHVWTEKCSLFTKLQNLDVMLGDLYKNLDSSTYERPDLTKVRAAIKEVTHEMDLSYGMLGSVFRSGSRQSHFSTQVSRYADVYASTLLNLIYYPFSYMFRAPAMLMPHESTVAHEQRFQVGDGPVSTRSRASSIQVDSPDNLQSKRPKIRVLERAESMVPHARAETPKRVTHYHDEDDSEEESDKSS from the exons AGTGTTCGTCAACCGCAGTCTCCACCTTGAGAAAATCCGATTCTATGGCTTCGACATGGACTACACGATCGCAG AGTACAAGTCGCCGCAGTATGAGACTCTGGGCTTCAACTTTCTCAAACAGCGACTCATTGTTATGGGGTACCCGGAGGAAATTAAAGAGTTTGAATATGACCCAACCTTTCCAACCAG AGGCCTGTGGTTTGATCGGCTCTATGGCAATCTTCTCAAAGTAGATGGTTTTGGCAACATTCTGGTGTGTGTTCATGGATTCAAGTTCTTCAAACC ATCAGAGGTTTATGAATTATATCCTAACAAATTTATCCAGCTGGACGAGTCAAGGATCTATGTGATGAACACACTGTTTAACTTGCCGGAGATATACATGATCGCGTGCCTCATTGACTTCTTTAGTAATTCTCCGCAGTATGTTAAGATGTCTGAAGGCATCAAATCTGGAGATCTATATATGAGCTTCAAAAGCATTTTCCAGGATATAAGAACAGCTGTTGACTGGGTTCATATGAAG GGAGACCTGAAGAAGAAGACTGTGGAatgtgtagatgaatatgttcacaAGGATGAGCGTCTACCACTCCTCCTGGACAGACTGAGGGATTCTGGAGCAAAGGTCTTCCTCCTCACCAATTCAGAATACTGGTATACAAATGCCATCATGGAGTACCTTCTCAATTTTTCAGACAAG AATGGTGATGTTAGAGACTGGAAAACTTTCTTTGATTTCATAGGTGTTGATGCAGGCAAACCGGGTTTCTTTCTTGACGGAACAATCATGAGACAAGTGGACACTACTACTGGGGCGCTCAAACTGGGAACACACACTGGAAAACTAAAGCAAGGACAGGTTTATTCCGGAG GAAGCTGTGATGTCTTCACAGAACTTATTGGGGCCAAAGGGAAAGATGTCCTTTATGTTGGAGACCACATCTTTGGTGATATCTTGAAAAGTAAAAAGATTCGGGGTTGGCGTACCTTTTTGGTAGTTCCAGAGTTGGTTCAGGAACTTCATGTGTGGACTGAAAAATGCTCACTCTTCACCAAACTCCAAAACTTAGATGTTATGTTGGGCGATCTTTACAA GAACTTGGATTCCAGCACCTATGAGCGACCAGATCTAACTAAGGTTAGAGCAGCCATCAAAGAAGTTACCCATGAAATGGATCTGAGTTATGGCATGCTCGGATCAGTTTTCAGATCTGGCTCTCGGCAAAGCCATTTCTCTACGCAA GTATCAAGATACGCTGATGTGTATGCCTCTACACTCCTCAACCTGATATATTACCCCTTCAGCTACATGTTTCGTGCCCCGGCcatgctg ATGCCTCATGAATCAACAGTAGCTCATGAACAGCGATTCCAAGTTGGAGATGGACCAGTTTCAACTCGTTCAAGAGCATCCAGTATTCAAGTAGATAGTCCAGATAACCTACAGTCCAAGAGACCAAAGATTAGG GTACTTGAGCGGGCAGAATCCATGGTGCCACACGCGCGAGCAGAAACACCTAAGCGAGTAACTCATTACCACGATGAAGATGACTCGGAGGAGGAGAGTGACAAGTCTTCCTAG
- the LOC138349464 gene encoding cytosolic purine 5'-nucleotidase-like isoform X1, with amino-acid sequence MSEECDIVTPLEPLTPSSCGGISASSSSEFSHRKFHRQVPHRVFVNRSLHLEKIRFYGFDMDYTIAEYKSPQYETLGFNFLKQRLIVMGYPEEIKEFEYDPTFPTRGLWFDRLYGNLLKVDGFGNILVCVHGFKFFKPSEVYELYPNKFIQLDESRIYVMNTLFNLPEIYMIACLIDFFSNSPQYVKMSEGIKSGDLYMSFKSIFQDIRTAVDWVHMKGDLKKKTVECVDEYVHKDERLPLLLDRLRDSGAKVFLLTNSEYWYTNAIMEYLLNFSDKNGDVRDWKTFFDFIGVDAGKPGFFLDGTIMRQVDTTTGALKLGTHTGKLKQGQVYSGGSCDVFTELIGAKGKDVLYVGDHIFGDILKSKKIRGWRTFLVVPELVQELHVWTEKCSLFTKLQNLDVMLGDLYKNLDSSTYERPDLTKVRAAIKEVTHEMDLSYGMLGSVFRSGSRQSHFSTQVSRYADVYASTLLNLIYYPFSYMFRAPAMLMPHESTVAHEQRFQVGDGPVSTRSRASSIQVDSPDNLQSKRPKIRVLERAESMVPHARAETPKRVTHYHDEDDSEEESDKSS; translated from the exons AGTGTTCGTCAACCGCAGTCTCCACCTTGAGAAAATCCGATTCTATGGCTTCGACATGGACTACACGATCGCAG AGTACAAGTCGCCGCAGTATGAGACTCTGGGCTTCAACTTTCTCAAACAGCGACTCATTGTTATGGGGTACCCGGAGGAAATTAAAGAGTTTGAATATGACCCAACCTTTCCAACCAG AGGCCTGTGGTTTGATCGGCTCTATGGCAATCTTCTCAAAGTAGATGGTTTTGGCAACATTCTGGTGTGTGTTCATGGATTCAAGTTCTTCAAACC ATCAGAGGTTTATGAATTATATCCTAACAAATTTATCCAGCTGGACGAGTCAAGGATCTATGTGATGAACACACTGTTTAACTTGCCGGAGATATACATGATCGCGTGCCTCATTGACTTCTTTAGTAATTCTCCGCAGTATGTTAAGATGTCTGAAGGCATCAAATCTGGAGATCTATATATGAGCTTCAAAAGCATTTTCCAGGATATAAGAACAGCTGTTGACTGGGTTCATATGAAG GGAGACCTGAAGAAGAAGACTGTGGAatgtgtagatgaatatgttcacaAGGATGAGCGTCTACCACTCCTCCTGGACAGACTGAGGGATTCTGGAGCAAAGGTCTTCCTCCTCACCAATTCAGAATACTGGTATACAAATGCCATCATGGAGTACCTTCTCAATTTTTCAGACAAG AATGGTGATGTTAGAGACTGGAAAACTTTCTTTGATTTCATAGGTGTTGATGCAGGCAAACCGGGTTTCTTTCTTGACGGAACAATCATGAGACAAGTGGACACTACTACTGGGGCGCTCAAACTGGGAACACACACTGGAAAACTAAAGCAAGGACAGGTTTATTCCGGAG GAAGCTGTGATGTCTTCACAGAACTTATTGGGGCCAAAGGGAAAGATGTCCTTTATGTTGGAGACCACATCTTTGGTGATATCTTGAAAAGTAAAAAGATTCGGGGTTGGCGTACCTTTTTGGTAGTTCCAGAGTTGGTTCAGGAACTTCATGTGTGGACTGAAAAATGCTCACTCTTCACCAAACTCCAAAACTTAGATGTTATGTTGGGCGATCTTTACAA GAACTTGGATTCCAGCACCTATGAGCGACCAGATCTAACTAAGGTTAGAGCAGCCATCAAAGAAGTTACCCATGAAATGGATCTGAGTTATGGCATGCTCGGATCAGTTTTCAGATCTGGCTCTCGGCAAAGCCATTTCTCTACGCAA GTATCAAGATACGCTGATGTGTATGCCTCTACACTCCTCAACCTGATATATTACCCCTTCAGCTACATGTTTCGTGCCCCGGCcatgctg ATGCCTCATGAATCAACAGTAGCTCATGAACAGCGATTCCAAGTTGGAGATGGACCAGTTTCAACTCGTTCAAGAGCATCCAGTATTCAAGTAGATAGTCCAGATAACCTACAGTCCAAGAGACCAAAGATTAGG GTACTTGAGCGGGCAGAATCCATGGTGCCACACGCGCGAGCAGAAACACCTAAGCGAGTAACTCATTACCACGATGAAGATGACTCGGAGGAGGAGAGTGACAAGTCTTCCTAG
- the LOC138349464 gene encoding cytosolic purine 5'-nucleotidase-like isoform X5 gives MDYTIAEYKSPQYETLGFNFLKQRLIVMGYPEEIKEFEYDPTFPTRGLWFDRLYGNLLKVDGFGNILVCVHGFKFFKPSEVYELYPNKFIQLDESRIYVMNTLFNLPEIYMIACLIDFFSNSPQYVKMSEGIKSGDLYMSFKSIFQDIRTAVDWVHMKGDLKKKTVECVDEYVHKDERLPLLLDRLRDSGAKVFLLTNSEYWYTNAIMEYLLNFSDKNGDVRDWKTFFDFIGVDAGKPGFFLDGTIMRQVDTTTGALKLGTHTGKLKQGQVYSGGSCDVFTELIGAKGKDVLYVGDHIFGDILKSKKIRGWRTFLVVPELVQELHVWTEKCSLFTKLQNLDVMLGDLYKNLDSSTYERPDLTKVRAAIKEVTHEMDLSYGMLGSVFRSGSRQSHFSTQVSRYADVYASTLLNLIYYPFSYMFRAPAMLMPHESTVAHEQRFQVGDGPVSTRSRASSIQVDSPDNLQSKRPKIRVLERAESMVPHARAETPKRVTHYHDEDDSEEESDKSS, from the exons ATGGACTACACGATCGCAG AGTACAAGTCGCCGCAGTATGAGACTCTGGGCTTCAACTTTCTCAAACAGCGACTCATTGTTATGGGGTACCCGGAGGAAATTAAAGAGTTTGAATATGACCCAACCTTTCCAACCAG AGGCCTGTGGTTTGATCGGCTCTATGGCAATCTTCTCAAAGTAGATGGTTTTGGCAACATTCTGGTGTGTGTTCATGGATTCAAGTTCTTCAAACC ATCAGAGGTTTATGAATTATATCCTAACAAATTTATCCAGCTGGACGAGTCAAGGATCTATGTGATGAACACACTGTTTAACTTGCCGGAGATATACATGATCGCGTGCCTCATTGACTTCTTTAGTAATTCTCCGCAGTATGTTAAGATGTCTGAAGGCATCAAATCTGGAGATCTATATATGAGCTTCAAAAGCATTTTCCAGGATATAAGAACAGCTGTTGACTGGGTTCATATGAAG GGAGACCTGAAGAAGAAGACTGTGGAatgtgtagatgaatatgttcacaAGGATGAGCGTCTACCACTCCTCCTGGACAGACTGAGGGATTCTGGAGCAAAGGTCTTCCTCCTCACCAATTCAGAATACTGGTATACAAATGCCATCATGGAGTACCTTCTCAATTTTTCAGACAAG AATGGTGATGTTAGAGACTGGAAAACTTTCTTTGATTTCATAGGTGTTGATGCAGGCAAACCGGGTTTCTTTCTTGACGGAACAATCATGAGACAAGTGGACACTACTACTGGGGCGCTCAAACTGGGAACACACACTGGAAAACTAAAGCAAGGACAGGTTTATTCCGGAG GAAGCTGTGATGTCTTCACAGAACTTATTGGGGCCAAAGGGAAAGATGTCCTTTATGTTGGAGACCACATCTTTGGTGATATCTTGAAAAGTAAAAAGATTCGGGGTTGGCGTACCTTTTTGGTAGTTCCAGAGTTGGTTCAGGAACTTCATGTGTGGACTGAAAAATGCTCACTCTTCACCAAACTCCAAAACTTAGATGTTATGTTGGGCGATCTTTACAA GAACTTGGATTCCAGCACCTATGAGCGACCAGATCTAACTAAGGTTAGAGCAGCCATCAAAGAAGTTACCCATGAAATGGATCTGAGTTATGGCATGCTCGGATCAGTTTTCAGATCTGGCTCTCGGCAAAGCCATTTCTCTACGCAA GTATCAAGATACGCTGATGTGTATGCCTCTACACTCCTCAACCTGATATATTACCCCTTCAGCTACATGTTTCGTGCCCCGGCcatgctg ATGCCTCATGAATCAACAGTAGCTCATGAACAGCGATTCCAAGTTGGAGATGGACCAGTTTCAACTCGTTCAAGAGCATCCAGTATTCAAGTAGATAGTCCAGATAACCTACAGTCCAAGAGACCAAAGATTAGG GTACTTGAGCGGGCAGAATCCATGGTGCCACACGCGCGAGCAGAAACACCTAAGCGAGTAACTCATTACCACGATGAAGATGACTCGGAGGAGGAGAGTGACAAGTCTTCCTAG
- the LOC138349464 gene encoding cytosolic purine 5'-nucleotidase-like isoform X7 has translation MPTYPVVASRVFVNRSLHLEKIRFYGFDMDYTIAEYKSPQYETLGFNFLKQRLIVMGYPEEIKEFEYDPTFPTRGLWFDRLYGNLLKVDGFGNILVCVHGFKFFKPSEVYELYPNKFIQLDESRIYVMNTLFNLPEIYMIACLIDFFSNSPQYVKMSEGIKSGDLYMSFKSIFQDIRTAVDWVHMKGDLKKKTVECVDEYVHKDERLPLLLDRLRDSGAKVFLLTNSEYWYTNAIMEYLLNFSDKNGDVRDWKTFFDFIGVDAGKPGFFLDGTIMRQVDTTTGALKLGTHTGKLKQGQVYSGGSCDVFTELIGAKGKDVLYVGDHIFGDILKSKKIRGWRTFLVVPELVQELHVWTEKCSLFTKLQNLDVMLGDLYKNLDSSTYERPDLTKVRAAIKEVTHEMDLSYGMLGSVFRSGSRQSHFSTQVSRYADVYASTLLNLIYYPFSYMFRAPAMLMPHESTVAHEQRFQVGDGPVSTRSRASSIQVDSPDNLQSKRPKIRVLERAESMVPHARAETPKRVTHYHDEDDSEEESDKSS, from the exons AGTGTTCGTCAACCGCAGTCTCCACCTTGAGAAAATCCGATTCTATGGCTTCGACATGGACTACACGATCGCAG AGTACAAGTCGCCGCAGTATGAGACTCTGGGCTTCAACTTTCTCAAACAGCGACTCATTGTTATGGGGTACCCGGAGGAAATTAAAGAGTTTGAATATGACCCAACCTTTCCAACCAG AGGCCTGTGGTTTGATCGGCTCTATGGCAATCTTCTCAAAGTAGATGGTTTTGGCAACATTCTGGTGTGTGTTCATGGATTCAAGTTCTTCAAACC ATCAGAGGTTTATGAATTATATCCTAACAAATTTATCCAGCTGGACGAGTCAAGGATCTATGTGATGAACACACTGTTTAACTTGCCGGAGATATACATGATCGCGTGCCTCATTGACTTCTTTAGTAATTCTCCGCAGTATGTTAAGATGTCTGAAGGCATCAAATCTGGAGATCTATATATGAGCTTCAAAAGCATTTTCCAGGATATAAGAACAGCTGTTGACTGGGTTCATATGAAG GGAGACCTGAAGAAGAAGACTGTGGAatgtgtagatgaatatgttcacaAGGATGAGCGTCTACCACTCCTCCTGGACAGACTGAGGGATTCTGGAGCAAAGGTCTTCCTCCTCACCAATTCAGAATACTGGTATACAAATGCCATCATGGAGTACCTTCTCAATTTTTCAGACAAG AATGGTGATGTTAGAGACTGGAAAACTTTCTTTGATTTCATAGGTGTTGATGCAGGCAAACCGGGTTTCTTTCTTGACGGAACAATCATGAGACAAGTGGACACTACTACTGGGGCGCTCAAACTGGGAACACACACTGGAAAACTAAAGCAAGGACAGGTTTATTCCGGAG GAAGCTGTGATGTCTTCACAGAACTTATTGGGGCCAAAGGGAAAGATGTCCTTTATGTTGGAGACCACATCTTTGGTGATATCTTGAAAAGTAAAAAGATTCGGGGTTGGCGTACCTTTTTGGTAGTTCCAGAGTTGGTTCAGGAACTTCATGTGTGGACTGAAAAATGCTCACTCTTCACCAAACTCCAAAACTTAGATGTTATGTTGGGCGATCTTTACAA GAACTTGGATTCCAGCACCTATGAGCGACCAGATCTAACTAAGGTTAGAGCAGCCATCAAAGAAGTTACCCATGAAATGGATCTGAGTTATGGCATGCTCGGATCAGTTTTCAGATCTGGCTCTCGGCAAAGCCATTTCTCTACGCAA GTATCAAGATACGCTGATGTGTATGCCTCTACACTCCTCAACCTGATATATTACCCCTTCAGCTACATGTTTCGTGCCCCGGCcatgctg ATGCCTCATGAATCAACAGTAGCTCATGAACAGCGATTCCAAGTTGGAGATGGACCAGTTTCAACTCGTTCAAGAGCATCCAGTATTCAAGTAGATAGTCCAGATAACCTACAGTCCAAGAGACCAAAGATTAGG GTACTTGAGCGGGCAGAATCCATGGTGCCACACGCGCGAGCAGAAACACCTAAGCGAGTAACTCATTACCACGATGAAGATGACTCGGAGGAGGAGAGTGACAAGTCTTCCTAG
- the LOC138349464 gene encoding cytosolic purine 5'-nucleotidase-like isoform X3, with amino-acid sequence MQSAHPSLVIDFYVLEIERNGVFVNRSLHLEKIRFYGFDMDYTIAEYKSPQYETLGFNFLKQRLIVMGYPEEIKEFEYDPTFPTRGLWFDRLYGNLLKVDGFGNILVCVHGFKFFKPSEVYELYPNKFIQLDESRIYVMNTLFNLPEIYMIACLIDFFSNSPQYVKMSEGIKSGDLYMSFKSIFQDIRTAVDWVHMKGDLKKKTVECVDEYVHKDERLPLLLDRLRDSGAKVFLLTNSEYWYTNAIMEYLLNFSDKNGDVRDWKTFFDFIGVDAGKPGFFLDGTIMRQVDTTTGALKLGTHTGKLKQGQVYSGGSCDVFTELIGAKGKDVLYVGDHIFGDILKSKKIRGWRTFLVVPELVQELHVWTEKCSLFTKLQNLDVMLGDLYKNLDSSTYERPDLTKVRAAIKEVTHEMDLSYGMLGSVFRSGSRQSHFSTQVSRYADVYASTLLNLIYYPFSYMFRAPAMLMPHESTVAHEQRFQVGDGPVSTRSRASSIQVDSPDNLQSKRPKIRVLERAESMVPHARAETPKRVTHYHDEDDSEEESDKSS; translated from the exons atgcagtctgctcatccTTCTCTCGTGATTGATTTCTATGTTTTAGAGATAGAAAGAAATGG AGTGTTCGTCAACCGCAGTCTCCACCTTGAGAAAATCCGATTCTATGGCTTCGACATGGACTACACGATCGCAG AGTACAAGTCGCCGCAGTATGAGACTCTGGGCTTCAACTTTCTCAAACAGCGACTCATTGTTATGGGGTACCCGGAGGAAATTAAAGAGTTTGAATATGACCCAACCTTTCCAACCAG AGGCCTGTGGTTTGATCGGCTCTATGGCAATCTTCTCAAAGTAGATGGTTTTGGCAACATTCTGGTGTGTGTTCATGGATTCAAGTTCTTCAAACC ATCAGAGGTTTATGAATTATATCCTAACAAATTTATCCAGCTGGACGAGTCAAGGATCTATGTGATGAACACACTGTTTAACTTGCCGGAGATATACATGATCGCGTGCCTCATTGACTTCTTTAGTAATTCTCCGCAGTATGTTAAGATGTCTGAAGGCATCAAATCTGGAGATCTATATATGAGCTTCAAAAGCATTTTCCAGGATATAAGAACAGCTGTTGACTGGGTTCATATGAAG GGAGACCTGAAGAAGAAGACTGTGGAatgtgtagatgaatatgttcacaAGGATGAGCGTCTACCACTCCTCCTGGACAGACTGAGGGATTCTGGAGCAAAGGTCTTCCTCCTCACCAATTCAGAATACTGGTATACAAATGCCATCATGGAGTACCTTCTCAATTTTTCAGACAAG AATGGTGATGTTAGAGACTGGAAAACTTTCTTTGATTTCATAGGTGTTGATGCAGGCAAACCGGGTTTCTTTCTTGACGGAACAATCATGAGACAAGTGGACACTACTACTGGGGCGCTCAAACTGGGAACACACACTGGAAAACTAAAGCAAGGACAGGTTTATTCCGGAG GAAGCTGTGATGTCTTCACAGAACTTATTGGGGCCAAAGGGAAAGATGTCCTTTATGTTGGAGACCACATCTTTGGTGATATCTTGAAAAGTAAAAAGATTCGGGGTTGGCGTACCTTTTTGGTAGTTCCAGAGTTGGTTCAGGAACTTCATGTGTGGACTGAAAAATGCTCACTCTTCACCAAACTCCAAAACTTAGATGTTATGTTGGGCGATCTTTACAA GAACTTGGATTCCAGCACCTATGAGCGACCAGATCTAACTAAGGTTAGAGCAGCCATCAAAGAAGTTACCCATGAAATGGATCTGAGTTATGGCATGCTCGGATCAGTTTTCAGATCTGGCTCTCGGCAAAGCCATTTCTCTACGCAA GTATCAAGATACGCTGATGTGTATGCCTCTACACTCCTCAACCTGATATATTACCCCTTCAGCTACATGTTTCGTGCCCCGGCcatgctg ATGCCTCATGAATCAACAGTAGCTCATGAACAGCGATTCCAAGTTGGAGATGGACCAGTTTCAACTCGTTCAAGAGCATCCAGTATTCAAGTAGATAGTCCAGATAACCTACAGTCCAAGAGACCAAAGATTAGG GTACTTGAGCGGGCAGAATCCATGGTGCCACACGCGCGAGCAGAAACACCTAAGCGAGTAACTCATTACCACGATGAAGATGACTCGGAGGAGGAGAGTGACAAGTCTTCCTAG